CGACGAGCTGGTGCTACGCCGGGGTGGTGAGACGGTCGATCTCGACCTCGAGGGCATCTCCCAACGTCCCGACCGCGGCTTCTGGGCGGTCTCCGAGGGTGCCGGCTCGGTGGACGATCCGGAGCGACCGGTGAGCAGCACGAACCTCTTGCTCAAAACTACGCCTGAGGGGGCGATCGTCGCTGACATCGGTCTCCCGGAGCCCGTCAACGCCCTGCAGCGTCGCTTCGGCTTCGAAGGCGTGGCCTCCGTCGGCCGAGGGGCGAAGGAGCGCGTCTACGTCGCCTTTCAGCGTGAATGGGTGGGCGACCCGGATAACCGGGTGCGGATCGGGCGCTACGACACCGCGACGGGGCAGTGGACGTTCTTCTACTATCCCCTCGATCTGCCGACCTCACCGGTCGGCGGTTGGGTCGGACTATCGGAGCTGGTCGCCCTGGGCGGGGACACCTTTGCCGTGATCGAGCGCGATAACCAAGCCGGCACCCATGCGCGCATCAAGAGGATCTATAAATTCTCGATCGCGGGCCTCGAGCCCCAGGCGCAAGGAGGGGCGTTCCCGCTCGTGGAGAAGACATTGGTGCGCGACCTCATGC
This window of the Pseudomonadota bacterium genome carries:
- a CDS encoding esterase-like activity of phytase family protein, whose protein sequence is MVASEVDDAEVNIRSTITIYALESERPRYPTIRSANRADGLPIPWGALSALAADRWDPHTLYTAYDSFYRESRIFTLDIRRSPAVITDELVLRRGGETVDLDLEGISQRPDRGFWAVSEGAGSVDDPERPVSSTNLLLKTTPEGAIVADIGLPEPVNALQRRFGFEGVASVGRGAKERVYVAFQREWVGDPDNRVRIGRYDTATGQWTFFYYPLDLPTSPVGGWVGLSELVALGGDTFAVIERDNQAGTHARIKRIYKFSIAGLEPQAQGGAFPLVEKTLVRDLMPDLERPKGLVLEKVEGLAINRSGRGFIITDNDGVVDSSGETQFLRLGEID